One Fusobacterium ulcerans DNA segment encodes these proteins:
- the pbpC gene encoding penicillin-binding protein 1C: protein MKKRYLIFSGIVLSGIILTSWTYLKYDTDKISSTFEERYSQVVLDDKNDILGAYLNKNEQWHLKSTDKIPEKLKEAVLNYEDKNFYSHRGVDAKAIIRAVRDNIFQRRRTGGSTVTMQVAKVLEPKQRSYFNKYKEIVHALKIERKFSKDEILSMYLNNAPYGGNIVGYKTASLLYFQKNPDELTWAEGALLAVLPNSPGLMHVERNRDRLINKRNALLKKLLDRGVIDERQYALSKMEPIPEKRYRFRSLAPHLTRRLTQESNEKIINSTINSQLQEKIEKVVKDYSEYLKGEGIGNAAVLVVDNKTYEVKVYVGSQNFYDFSTNGQVDGITAKRSPGSVLKPFLYALAIDEGIAAPESKIPDVPLYFSNFSPQNANKKYYGLIEMREALIKSLNIPFVSLLKEYKDDKFFYFLKEVLDFKDNNPSRYGLSLILGTKELSVENIAKLYTGLGNYGNFKDLKYTRDGQEEKGDQLISRGAAYLTLDTIRQLERPGLESMYREKNPVSWKTGTSYGRRDGWAAGVTPDWTVVVWVGNFTGESNSNLSGVVSAGKLLFNVFNVLPKKTTLFKLPEEDLEIIKVDQETGYRMKFDVPSKEILYPVGAKPLKLSPYYKKVFLNKDGEEIDSRNEDFTEKEEKVVLNYPIEIINYFIRQNMDVSNIFSSKIKEKSVKFIYPINNLKIVIPKDFDGEKSVIVKVANLKKQNLYWYINKEYIGRDRDKEKSLNLKEGEYEITVVAENGETEKVKFEIVKNRAGRK, encoded by the coding sequence ATGAAAAAAAGATATCTGATATTTTCAGGAATTGTTCTGAGTGGAATTATTCTTACATCATGGACATATTTAAAATATGATACTGATAAAATATCAAGTACATTTGAAGAGAGATACAGCCAGGTGGTGTTAGATGATAAAAATGATATCCTTGGAGCTTATCTTAATAAAAATGAACAATGGCATTTAAAAAGTACAGATAAAATACCTGAAAAATTGAAAGAAGCAGTTTTGAATTATGAAGATAAAAATTTCTATTCTCATAGGGGAGTAGATGCAAAAGCGATAATCAGAGCTGTGAGAGATAATATATTCCAGAGGAGGAGAACTGGAGGCAGCACTGTTACTATGCAGGTGGCAAAAGTTCTCGAACCTAAACAGAGGAGTTATTTTAATAAATACAAAGAGATAGTTCATGCACTGAAAATAGAAAGAAAATTCAGTAAAGATGAGATATTATCAATGTATCTGAATAATGCTCCATATGGTGGAAATATTGTAGGCTATAAGACAGCTTCACTTTTATACTTTCAAAAAAATCCAGATGAACTTACTTGGGCAGAGGGAGCACTGTTAGCAGTGCTCCCTAATTCTCCCGGGCTTATGCATGTGGAAAGAAACAGAGACAGGCTTATAAATAAGAGAAATGCTCTTTTAAAAAAGTTATTGGACAGAGGGGTAATAGATGAAAGGCAGTATGCTTTATCAAAAATGGAACCTATTCCTGAAAAAAGATATAGATTCAGATCCCTTGCTCCACATCTCACTAGAAGATTGACACAGGAGAGCAATGAAAAAATAATAAACAGTACTATTAATAGCCAGCTACAGGAAAAAATAGAAAAAGTAGTGAAGGATTATTCTGAATACCTAAAAGGTGAAGGAATAGGAAATGCAGCTGTATTAGTGGTAGATAATAAAACTTATGAAGTAAAAGTATATGTAGGTTCACAGAATTTTTATGACTTTAGTACAAATGGACAGGTAGATGGAATAACTGCTAAAAGATCACCAGGATCTGTATTAAAACCTTTCCTTTATGCTTTGGCAATAGATGAAGGAATAGCAGCTCCAGAGTCAAAAATACCAGATGTTCCTTTATATTTTTCAAATTTCAGTCCTCAAAATGCCAATAAAAAATATTATGGATTGATTGAAATGAGAGAAGCTCTTATAAAATCATTGAATATTCCTTTTGTATCTTTATTAAAGGAATATAAAGATGATAAATTTTTCTATTTTTTGAAAGAGGTATTGGACTTCAAAGACAATAACCCATCAAGATATGGACTTTCTCTAATACTTGGAACTAAAGAGCTAAGTGTGGAAAATATAGCTAAACTATATACTGGACTGGGAAATTATGGAAATTTTAAAGATTTAAAATATACAAGAGATGGGCAGGAAGAAAAGGGAGATCAGCTTATATCAAGAGGAGCAGCATATCTAACATTGGATACTATAAGACAGCTGGAAAGACCTGGTCTTGAAAGTATGTATAGAGAAAAAAATCCTGTTTCATGGAAAACTGGAACAAGCTATGGACGAAGAGATGGATGGGCAGCTGGAGTTACACCAGACTGGACAGTAGTTGTGTGGGTAGGAAATTTTACTGGGGAAAGCAACAGCAATCTATCAGGAGTAGTCAGTGCAGGAAAACTTTTGTTTAATGTATTTAATGTTCTTCCAAAGAAAACAACTCTGTTTAAACTTCCAGAAGAAGATCTCGAAATTATAAAAGTAGATCAAGAAACTGGGTATAGAATGAAGTTTGATGTTCCATCAAAAGAAATACTTTATCCTGTGGGAGCTAAACCTTTGAAGCTTTCTCCATATTATAAAAAAGTTTTTTTAAACAAAGATGGAGAAGAGATAGATTCAAGAAATGAAGACTTTACTGAAAAAGAGGAAAAAGTAGTGCTTAACTACCCTATTGAGATAATAAACTATTTCATAAGACAGAATATGGATGTTTCAAATATTTTTAGTAGCAAAATCAAAGAAAAAAGTGTAAAATTCATATATCCAATAAATAACTTAAAGATAGTTATACCAAAAGATTTTGATGGAGAAAAGAGCGTCATAGTAAAAGTAGCAAATCTAAAAAAACAAAATCTCTATTGGTATATCAATAAGGAATATATAGGAAGAGACAGAGACAAGGAAAAAAGTCTCAATCTAAAAGAAGGAGAATATGAAATAACTGTAGTAGCTGAAAATGGTGAAACAGAAAAAGTAAAATTTGAAATAGTAAAAAATAGAGCAGGAAGGAAGTAG
- a CDS encoding alpha-2-macroglobulin family protein: MKKILAFLVLLTTLGCSQGDKTPEQTIEPEKKTEVTKTENEVVAPPTKETELKVLDVTTASGEKPNIEITLSDEIGLNSDIDAYIKVDGENGYDIIKMKNKIIIRGDFSTGETYQVEILKGLKSKNGVVLNENFNTTVAFKEIEPKIAFSNEGIILPAVNDKRISFKSLNVKKVNVKVKKVFENNTTQFLQNFVFKGNGNVFNYGLQGDFYKIGDVLFEKDYDLNNIKNKWIQTEIELGSLVNYKGFFIVELSFNKDGIDYTFPEGVENWQQYSFFENNGKIGKVILLSDMGILAQKTKDNYLVTVTNVAKNGVVKGAKVKAITLNNQVIEEKTTNENGEVTFDGKDKIFYIISELGDEKSILKLSDSLLSYDGFAVDGIYATEGVKSFMYTDRGIYRPGDDIYLSVIARNADDSFPENHPIKLNIYTPTGKKFLENYVLNNGKNGFYTYSFKTNLDSETGIWRVEAQVGSTTFRKDIPVETIVPYKIKVDVDAPKVVDINETGNFEVKVASDYLFGAPGSDLRFNSELQIREENVRFEKFKNYTFTNPTSYNFYHRDYKEGVLNSEGKGTINFDIAKVTPKNINLTGTLTTKVLETSGRPVLDRSVVTLKKFDTYVGMEIPSDRYMKSGDKVNLQVIAVSSDGDKLVPGRKMKYRIYKNEYSWWWDYNDYGSFLKSIKTDTNTTFVHEQEFVSGDKPYIIDYPIEGTGEIFVEVEDLETEQSTGVNLYVSTWMDPSVSKKVDKLKMETDKKSYNIGEKAKIVYEGEKGAKALITIEKSGQIVKRYWKDVNNIKNEEEIEITEGMFPNAYVTISLFQDYNNFTNDRPLRLYGAVPLMVKNEATKLSLELNTPKELRPNEKFSVKVKNKAGTPMEYTVAVVDEGLLDITAFKTPDPWNYFYQKEALQIMSYDNYNEIIGKTFGEVHQVLKTGGGEFLAEMSAMDKSRNKQMGLEEAQRFKPVAMFKGVLTTNDKGEGEVEFTMPNYMGSVRVMVIGADKGMYGKAESTITVKAPIVMNASLPRTLKVGDEFKVPVEIFALEDGLGEITVSINYNGETKTEKFTLKNKEKKTVYFTEKVPNKIGADKITISAKSNKYNYEEVTDIDVNSNNPYIYLNDIKTVPGGKEIVFNAPKDSIEGSVESTLTISSSPILAIDQRLKWLIRYPYGCAEQTTSSILPQLFIKELSSENAFDKKRITANINSGITRLSKFQLYDGSFTYWPGNRDADLWVTNYIGQLLISARDNGYYVPEDMYNRWLDFSKKQSKIAGADLDRKAYTLYLLASAGSPEISEMNLVYENYMGSLSITSKWYMAAAYKLIGEDKIAVDIANSLPITVPEYDYDYYRYSYGSNLRDKAIILGAYYKVYGKIEEKLYNNLLQALQSQNWLSTQSTGYSLMTIAEMVKSGAKEEVSGTIEIDGQLKRFTTKNGTYTESISDKVKDIKIVSGNSKDMFVNYYWEGVPVNYEGEDIAKNIKIERKFYDINGAEINPKSLTSGTTFWLEVKVLPENTRGYFYIDDVALTQVLPTGWEIENVRALKQQYPEWVKSKMGNTNIDYEDIRDDRVMWFFGFNNYSRTGNSFFVKINTVTVGKYKFPGTMAEAMYDKNYEAYLKGFEVEVK; this comes from the coding sequence ATGAAAAAAATATTGGCATTTCTTGTTTTATTGACTACACTTGGATGCAGCCAGGGGGATAAAACACCAGAACAAACGATTGAACCAGAAAAGAAAACAGAGGTAACAAAAACAGAAAATGAAGTGGTAGCTCCACCAACGAAAGAGACAGAATTGAAAGTTTTAGATGTGACAACTGCATCTGGAGAAAAACCTAATATTGAAATAACTCTTTCTGATGAAATAGGACTTAATAGTGATATAGATGCATATATAAAAGTTGATGGGGAAAATGGCTATGATATTATTAAAATGAAAAATAAGATAATCATAAGAGGAGATTTTTCTACTGGAGAAACATATCAAGTAGAAATTTTAAAAGGATTGAAGTCTAAAAACGGAGTTGTATTAAATGAAAATTTCAATACAACAGTAGCTTTTAAAGAAATAGAACCTAAGATAGCTTTTTCAAATGAAGGGATAATCCTTCCAGCTGTGAATGATAAGAGAATAAGTTTTAAATCTCTTAATGTAAAAAAAGTAAATGTAAAAGTTAAAAAGGTATTTGAAAATAATACTACTCAATTTTTACAGAATTTTGTATTTAAAGGAAATGGAAATGTATTCAATTATGGATTGCAGGGAGATTTCTATAAAATTGGAGATGTTCTTTTTGAAAAAGATTATGATCTGAATAATATTAAAAATAAATGGATTCAAACAGAAATTGAATTAGGAAGTCTGGTAAACTATAAGGGATTCTTTATAGTTGAATTATCTTTTAATAAAGATGGAATAGACTATACTTTCCCAGAAGGTGTAGAAAACTGGCAGCAGTACAGTTTCTTTGAAAATAACGGGAAAATAGGAAAAGTTATTTTACTTTCAGATATGGGTATTCTTGCTCAAAAAACTAAGGATAATTATCTGGTAACTGTAACTAATGTAGCAAAAAATGGTGTTGTAAAAGGTGCTAAAGTAAAAGCTATAACTCTCAATAATCAGGTAATTGAAGAAAAAACTACCAATGAAAATGGAGAGGTAACTTTTGATGGAAAAGATAAAATTTTCTATATTATAAGCGAACTTGGAGATGAAAAATCAATACTTAAATTAAGTGATTCTCTTCTATCATATGATGGATTTGCTGTAGATGGTATATACGCAACTGAAGGTGTAAAAAGTTTTATGTATACAGACAGAGGAATATACAGACCTGGAGATGATATATATCTTTCTGTAATAGCTAGAAATGCAGATGACAGCTTCCCTGAAAATCATCCAATCAAATTAAACATATACACTCCAACAGGAAAGAAATTTTTGGAGAACTATGTTTTGAATAATGGGAAAAATGGATTCTATACATATTCTTTCAAAACTAATCTGGATTCAGAAACTGGTATCTGGAGAGTAGAGGCACAAGTAGGAAGCACTACATTCAGAAAAGATATTCCTGTGGAAACTATAGTTCCGTATAAAATAAAAGTTGATGTTGATGCACCTAAAGTGGTGGATATAAATGAAACTGGTAATTTTGAAGTGAAAGTTGCTTCAGATTATCTTTTTGGTGCACCTGGAAGTGATTTGAGATTTAACAGTGAACTGCAAATAAGAGAAGAGAATGTAAGATTTGAAAAATTTAAAAACTATACTTTTACAAATCCTACATCATATAATTTCTATCACAGAGATTATAAAGAGGGAGTATTAAACAGTGAAGGAAAAGGAACTATTAATTTTGATATTGCTAAAGTTACTCCTAAAAATATAAATTTAACAGGAACTCTTACTACTAAAGTATTAGAAACAAGTGGAAGACCTGTTTTAGATAGAAGTGTAGTAACATTAAAGAAATTCGATACATATGTAGGAATGGAAATACCATCTGACAGATATATGAAGAGTGGAGATAAAGTAAATCTTCAGGTTATAGCAGTATCTAGTGATGGAGATAAGCTTGTTCCTGGAAGAAAAATGAAATACAGAATATATAAAAACGAATATTCTTGGTGGTGGGACTATAATGATTATGGAAGTTTCCTAAAATCAATAAAGACAGATACAAATACTACTTTTGTTCATGAGCAGGAATTTGTATCAGGAGATAAACCATATATTATAGATTATCCAATAGAAGGAACAGGAGAAATATTTGTAGAAGTAGAGGATTTAGAAACAGAACAGAGTACAGGAGTAAATCTATATGTAAGTACTTGGATGGATCCTAGTGTAAGTAAAAAAGTAGATAAACTTAAAATGGAAACTGATAAAAAATCTTACAATATAGGAGAAAAGGCTAAGATTGTATATGAAGGAGAAAAGGGAGCTAAAGCCCTTATTACTATAGAAAAATCTGGTCAAATAGTAAAAAGATACTGGAAAGATGTTAATAATATTAAAAATGAAGAGGAAATAGAGATTACTGAGGGAATGTTCCCAAATGCTTATGTAACTATATCTTTATTCCAAGATTATAATAACTTTACAAATGACAGACCATTAAGACTGTATGGTGCTGTACCTCTAATGGTAAAAAATGAGGCAACTAAACTTAGCTTGGAATTAAATACTCCAAAAGAATTAAGACCAAATGAAAAGTTTAGTGTAAAAGTTAAAAATAAAGCTGGAACACCTATGGAATATACAGTAGCAGTGGTAGATGAAGGACTTTTAGATATAACAGCATTTAAAACTCCAGATCCATGGAATTATTTCTACCAAAAAGAAGCTCTTCAAATAATGTCTTATGACAACTATAATGAAATCATAGGAAAAACTTTTGGAGAAGTGCATCAGGTATTGAAAACTGGAGGAGGAGAATTCCTAGCTGAAATGTCAGCAATGGATAAATCTAGAAATAAACAAATGGGACTTGAAGAAGCTCAAAGATTTAAACCAGTGGCAATGTTTAAAGGAGTTCTTACTACTAATGATAAAGGTGAAGGAGAAGTAGAATTTACAATGCCTAACTATATGGGTTCTGTAAGAGTTATGGTAATAGGAGCAGATAAAGGAATGTATGGAAAAGCAGAATCTACAATTACTGTAAAAGCTCCAATAGTTATGAATGCTTCACTTCCTAGAACATTGAAAGTTGGAGATGAATTTAAAGTTCCAGTGGAAATCTTTGCTTTAGAAGATGGTCTTGGAGAAATAACTGTAAGTATAAATTACAATGGAGAGACAAAAACTGAAAAATTCACTTTGAAAAATAAAGAGAAGAAAACAGTATACTTCACAGAAAAAGTTCCTAATAAAATAGGGGCAGATAAAATAACTATAAGTGCAAAATCTAATAAATATAATTATGAAGAAGTTACTGATATAGATGTAAATTCAAATAATCCATATATTTATTTGAATGATATAAAAACTGTACCAGGTGGAAAAGAGATTGTATTTAATGCACCAAAAGATTCAATAGAAGGAAGTGTAGAAAGTACATTAACTATTTCTAGTTCACCTATACTGGCTATAGATCAAAGACTTAAATGGCTTATCAGATATCCATATGGATGTGCAGAGCAGACTACATCAAGTATACTTCCACAATTATTTATAAAAGAGCTGTCTTCTGAAAATGCTTTTGATAAAAAGAGAATAACAGCTAATATTAATTCAGGAATTACTAGATTATCAAAATTCCAGCTTTATGATGGATCTTTCACATACTGGCCTGGAAATAGAGATGCTGACTTATGGGTAACTAACTATATTGGACAATTACTGATAAGTGCAAGAGATAATGGATACTATGTACCAGAGGATATGTACAACAGATGGCTTGATTTCAGTAAAAAGCAAAGTAAAATAGCAGGTGCTGATTTAGACAGAAAGGCATATACTCTATACTTATTAGCATCAGCTGGTTCTCCTGAAATAAGTGAAATGAACCTTGTATATGAAAATTATATGGGAAGCCTTTCAATAACAAGTAAATGGTACATGGCAGCAGCATATAAATTAATTGGTGAAGATAAGATAGCAGTAGATATTGCTAATTCTCTTCCAATTACTGTACCTGAATATGATTATGACTACTATAGATATTCTTATGGTTCAAATTTAAGAGATAAAGCTATTATACTTGGAGCATACTATAAAGTATATGGTAAGATAGAAGAAAAATTATACAACAATTTACTTCAGGCTCTTCAGTCGCAAAACTGGCTGTCTACTCAAAGTACAGGGTATTCTCTGATGACTATAGCTGAAATGGTAAAATCAGGAGCTAAAGAAGAGGTATCTGGAACTATAGAAATAGATGGACAGCTAAAAAGATTTACAACTAAGAATGGTACTTACACAGAATCAATTTCTGATAAAGTAAAAGATATCAAAATAGTTTCTGGTAATTCAAAAGATATGTTTGTTAATTACTATTGGGAAGGAGTTCCTGTAAACTATGAAGGAGAAGACATCGCTAAAAATATCAAAATAGAGAGAAAATTCTATGATATTAATGGAGCAGAAATAAATCCTAAATCTCTTACATCTGGAACTACATTCTGGTTAGAAGTAAAAGTACTTCCTGAAAATACAAGAGGATATTTCTATATAGATGATGTAGCATTAACACAGGTACTTCCTACAGGATGGGAAATAGAAAATGTAAGAGCATTGAAACAGCAATATCCAGAATGGGTAAAATCTAAAATGGGAAATACTAATATAGATTATGAAGATATCAGAGATGACAGAGTTATGTGGTTCTTTGGCTTCAATAATTACAGCAGAACAGGAAACAGCTTCTTTGTTAAAATAAATACAGTAACAGTTGGAAAATATAAGTTCCCTGGAACTATGGCAGAAGCTATGTATGATAAAAATTATGAAGCTTATCTAAAAGGATTTGAAGTAGAGGTCAAATAA
- the recQ gene encoding DNA helicase RecQ translates to MKNEARRLLKEIYGYDDFRDGQKVIVSSVLQRRDTLGVMSTGGGKSICYQIPALLFKGITIVISPLISLMKDQVDTLKLLGIKSVYINSTLSREEYSDAMGRIRSGNVKIIYIAPERLANEKFVTFIKKLNIAMIAVDEAHCISQWGHDFRKSYLEIPNFVKKIGKPIQMLALTATATAEVRQDIEEKLEMKNPFSYVAGFDRENIFFKVVKNVVAEAYIVDYLKKAPKKSGIIYASTRKEVDSLYAYLELREFSVGKYHAGLTEKERKDFQEKFIKDEIKIMVATNAFGMGIDKSNVRFVLHRNIPKDMESYYQEAGRAGRDGAPAEAVLMYFEEDVGTQEYLIEMNEETENQLKKEKMEKLDKMVEYAYLESCYREYILKYFGDKRIKNYCGKCGNCKSFKNVEDLTVEAQKILSCIGRAKESIGISTLTNILVGKSDTKMDKKEYHKLSTFGIMQERDRNWIEEFINFLISDGYLEQSAGSFPVLRLNERARKVLKNETAVFRRVDEKVTFDYYEDPLFENLNQLRNRIAEKEKVAPYIVFSDLTLMEMAEKKPKNRWDMLKIRGIGNQKFKNYGEEFLKVINSFSDEDMEIIRLESIVEDKYLEESKLEDLKNKLQINISSEKLREILIKSLFS, encoded by the coding sequence ATGAAAAATGAAGCGAGAAGACTGCTTAAAGAAATATATGGATATGATGATTTCAGAGATGGACAGAAAGTAATAGTATCTTCAGTTCTTCAAAGAAGAGACACTTTGGGAGTAATGAGCACTGGAGGAGGAAAATCTATATGCTATCAAATTCCAGCTCTTCTTTTTAAAGGAATAACAATAGTTATTTCTCCACTGATATCTTTGATGAAGGATCAGGTAGATACTTTAAAGCTTTTAGGAATAAAAAGTGTATATATAAATTCTACTCTCTCTAGAGAAGAATATTCTGATGCTATGGGGAGAATAAGAAGCGGAAATGTGAAAATAATATATATAGCTCCTGAACGTCTTGCCAATGAGAAATTTGTGACTTTTATAAAAAAACTGAATATAGCTATGATAGCTGTAGATGAAGCACATTGTATTTCACAATGGGGGCATGATTTCAGAAAAAGTTATCTGGAAATACCTAATTTTGTAAAGAAGATAGGAAAGCCAATACAGATGCTGGCTCTTACAGCAACAGCTACTGCTGAAGTAAGACAGGATATAGAGGAAAAACTTGAAATGAAAAATCCATTCAGCTATGTTGCGGGATTTGACAGGGAAAATATATTTTTTAAGGTAGTGAAAAATGTAGTTGCAGAAGCCTATATAGTAGATTACTTGAAAAAAGCACCTAAAAAATCAGGAATAATCTATGCTTCTACCAGAAAAGAGGTAGACAGCCTATATGCCTATCTTGAACTTAGGGAATTTAGTGTGGGGAAATACCATGCTGGGCTTACTGAAAAAGAGAGAAAAGATTTTCAGGAGAAGTTCATTAAAGATGAAATAAAAATAATGGTAGCTACAAATGCTTTTGGAATGGGAATAGATAAATCCAATGTAAGATTTGTACTTCATAGAAATATACCAAAGGATATGGAGAGTTACTATCAGGAAGCTGGACGTGCTGGAAGAGATGGTGCCCCTGCTGAAGCTGTTCTCATGTATTTTGAAGAAGATGTAGGAACACAGGAATATCTCATAGAGATGAATGAGGAAACTGAAAATCAGTTGAAGAAAGAGAAAATGGAAAAGCTTGATAAGATGGTGGAGTATGCCTATCTGGAGAGTTGTTACAGAGAATATATATTGAAATATTTTGGAGATAAGAGAATAAAGAATTATTGTGGAAAATGCGGTAACTGCAAATCTTTCAAAAATGTTGAAGATCTTACTGTAGAAGCTCAAAAGATACTTTCTTGCATAGGAAGAGCAAAAGAAAGTATAGGAATATCCACTTTGACAAACATACTTGTGGGAAAATCAGATACTAAGATGGATAAAAAAGAATACCATAAATTATCTACTTTTGGAATAATGCAGGAGAGAGATAGAAACTGGATAGAGGAATTTATAAACTTTTTGATATCAGATGGATATCTTGAACAAAGTGCAGGAAGTTTTCCAGTGCTCAGGCTGAATGAACGAGCCAGAAAAGTTTTGAAAAATGAAACTGCTGTATTTAGAAGAGTAGATGAAAAAGTAACATTTGATTATTATGAAGATCCATTATTTGAAAACCTGAATCAGTTAAGAAATAGAATAGCTGAAAAAGAAAAAGTAGCACCATATATAGTATTTTCAGATCTGACACTTATGGAAATGGCAGAGAAAAAACCTAAAAATAGATGGGATATGCTGAAGATAAGGGGAATAGGAAATCAGAAATTTAAAAACTATGGGGAAGAATTTTTAAAGGTTATTAATAGTTTTTCAGATGAAGATATGGAGATTATCCGACTTGAAAGTATAGTTGAAGATAAATATCTGGAAGAATCTAAACTGGAAGACTTAAAAAATAAATTACAAATAAATATAAGTTCAGAAAAATTAAGAGAAATTTTAATTAAGTCATTATTTAGTTAG